The Pseudomonas kermanshahensis genome includes a window with the following:
- the hrpA gene encoding ATP-dependent RNA helicase HrpA translates to MTDQAIDQLLKNLDHAMIADRHRLRRQLHELRKRPDEAKLAQWVEKVQASCAQVTARQQSVPTVRYDDSLPIAAKRDEIKKALAEHQVLVIAGETGSGKTTQLPKICLELGRGSHGLIAHTQPRRIAARSVATRVAEELGTPLGGLVGYQVRFEDQSDANTLVKLMTDGILLAETQHDRFLERYDTIIVDEAHERSLNIDFLLGYLKTLLHRRPELKLIITSATIDLERFSQHFDGAPIIEVSGRTFPVETWYRPLTSEQDEEGNQIEEDLTVDQAILATLDELAQHERSEAKGPGDVLIFLPGEREIRDAAEILRKAQLRHTEILPLYARLSPAEQQRIFQSHTGRRVILATNVAETSLTVPGIRYVIDTGTARISRYSYRAKVQRLPIEAVSQASANQRKGRCGRVEPGICVRLYSEEDFNGRPAFTDPEILRTNLAAVILQMLHLRLGAIDAFPFIEPPDGKAISDGFNLLQELSAVNRENQLTPLGRQLARLPIDPRLGRMLLEGARQGSLQEVLIVTSALSVQDPRERPPERQQAADQAHAQWKDVDSDFAALVNLWRGFEEQRQALTANPLRNWCRKNFLNYLRLREWRDAHRQLALICRDLQLTVNKEPSDYQRMHKAILSGLLSQIGQKTEEGDYQGARQRRFWVHPSSGLGRKRPQWVMAAELVETTKLYARMVAKIEPDWIEPLATHLVKKNHFEPHWEKKRGQVVAYEQITLYGLILVGRRPVHFGPIDPVTSRELFIREGLVGGEIQSRAKCLAANKRLLEQLDELEAKARRRDILADEETLYAFYEARLPEEIHQTATFDAWYRMTSQKDANLLIMREEDVLAREASEVTAAQYPDSLQVGDLRLSLTYHFEPGHPRDGVTVRVPAPLLPSLPGERLEWLVPGLIEAKCVALVRNLPKALRKNFVPVPDFVKAALARMTFGQGALPQALGQELLRMTGARVSEEAWAESVNLVEGHLRMNIEVVDGQGKFLGEGRDLAELTARFVAASQAALAVPRSENAERPVQAKAFSEVAQSTQQKIAGLSMTVYPALVDENGTVREGRFSTQAEAEFQHRRALQRLLLQQLAEPAKFLRGKLPGLTELGLLYRELGRVEALVEDILLASLDSCILEGEHPLPRDGAALAGLAERKRGSWAEHAERLARQTLEVLKLWHGLQKRFKGKIDLSQAVALNDIKQQLANLVYPGFVRETPGAWFKELPRYLKAVELRLEKLGSQVQKDRVWSGELANLWAQYKARADKHAQEGKRDEQLTLYRWLLEEYRVSLFAQQLGTKVPISDKRLSKQWSQVEA, encoded by the coding sequence ATGACAGACCAAGCCATCGACCAGCTCCTGAAAAACCTCGACCACGCCATGATCGCCGACCGCCACCGTCTGCGTCGGCAACTGCACGAGCTGCGCAAACGCCCGGACGAAGCGAAGCTCGCCCAGTGGGTGGAAAAGGTCCAGGCCTCCTGCGCGCAGGTCACTGCACGCCAGCAAAGCGTGCCAACCGTGCGCTACGACGACAGCCTGCCGATTGCTGCCAAACGTGACGAGATCAAAAAGGCGCTGGCCGAGCACCAGGTGCTGGTGATTGCCGGTGAGACCGGCTCGGGCAAGACCACTCAGTTGCCGAAAATCTGCCTCGAGTTGGGGCGCGGTAGCCATGGCCTGATCGCTCACACCCAGCCACGCCGTATCGCTGCGCGCAGCGTCGCTACCCGTGTCGCCGAAGAACTCGGCACGCCGCTGGGCGGGCTGGTCGGCTACCAGGTGCGTTTCGAGGACCAGAGTGATGCCAATACCCTGGTCAAACTGATGACCGACGGCATCCTGCTGGCCGAAACCCAGCACGACCGCTTCCTCGAACGCTACGACACGATCATCGTCGACGAGGCTCACGAACGCAGCCTCAACATCGACTTCCTGCTCGGCTACCTCAAGACCCTGCTGCACCGCCGCCCGGAACTGAAGCTGATCATCACCTCGGCGACCATCGACCTTGAGCGCTTCTCCCAGCACTTCGATGGCGCGCCGATCATCGAGGTGTCGGGGCGCACCTTCCCGGTCGAAACCTGGTACCGCCCGCTGACCAGCGAGCAGGACGAGGAAGGCAACCAGATCGAGGAAGACCTCACCGTCGACCAGGCGATCCTCGCCACCCTGGACGAACTGGCGCAGCATGAGCGCAGCGAGGCCAAGGGCCCTGGGGATGTGCTGATCTTCTTGCCGGGCGAGCGGGAAATCCGCGACGCCGCCGAGATCTTGCGCAAGGCGCAACTGCGCCATACCGAGATTCTGCCGCTGTATGCGCGCCTGTCGCCCGCCGAGCAGCAGCGCATTTTCCAGTCGCACACCGGGCGCCGCGTGATCCTGGCCACCAACGTCGCCGAGACTTCGCTGACCGTGCCGGGCATTCGTTATGTGATCGACACCGGCACCGCCCGCATCAGCCGCTACAGTTACCGCGCCAAGGTCCAGCGCCTGCCGATCGAGGCGGTGTCGCAGGCCAGCGCCAACCAGCGTAAGGGCCGCTGCGGCCGGGTCGAACCGGGCATCTGTGTACGCCTTTACAGCGAAGAGGATTTCAACGGCCGGCCGGCGTTCACCGACCCTGAGATCCTGCGCACCAACCTTGCGGCGGTGATCCTGCAGATGCTGCACCTGCGCCTGGGTGCGATCGACGCATTCCCGTTCATCGAGCCGCCGGATGGCAAGGCCATCAGCGACGGTTTCAACCTGTTGCAGGAGCTCTCGGCGGTCAACCGCGAGAACCAGTTGACCCCGCTTGGGCGACAGCTGGCGCGCTTGCCGATCGACCCACGGCTGGGCCGCATGCTGCTTGAAGGCGCACGCCAGGGCAGCCTGCAGGAAGTGTTGATCGTGACCAGCGCCCTGTCGGTGCAAGACCCGCGCGAGCGGCCGCCGGAGCGCCAGCAGGCGGCCGACCAGGCGCATGCTCAGTGGAAGGACGTCGATTCCGACTTCGCCGCACTGGTCAACCTGTGGCGTGGCTTTGAAGAACAGCGCCAGGCGTTGACGGCCAACCCGTTGCGTAACTGGTGCCGAAAGAATTTCCTCAATTACCTGCGCCTGCGCGAATGGCGCGATGCCCACCGCCAGCTGGCGCTGATTTGCCGTGACCTGCAATTGACGGTCAACAAGGAACCGTCCGATTACCAGCGGATGCACAAGGCCATCCTCAGCGGCCTGCTCAGCCAGATCGGCCAGAAGACGGAAGAGGGCGATTACCAAGGTGCCCGTCAGCGGCGTTTCTGGGTCCACCCGTCCTCGGGCTTGGGCCGCAAGCGCCCGCAGTGGGTCATGGCTGCCGAACTGGTAGAGACCACCAAACTGTATGCGCGGATGGTTGCCAAGATCGAGCCCGACTGGATCGAGCCGCTGGCCACCCACCTGGTCAAGAAGAACCACTTCGAACCGCACTGGGAGAAAAAGCGCGGGCAAGTGGTGGCCTATGAACAGATCACCTTGTATGGGCTGATTCTGGTGGGGCGCCGGCCGGTGCACTTTGGCCCGATCGACCCGGTGACCTCCCGCGAGCTGTTCATCCGCGAGGGGCTGGTGGGCGGCGAGATCCAGTCGCGGGCCAAGTGCCTGGCGGCCAACAAACGCCTGCTCGAACAGCTCGACGAACTGGAGGCCAAGGCCCGTCGGCGCGATATTCTCGCCGATGAAGAGACCCTCTACGCGTTCTACGAAGCGCGCCTGCCCGAGGAAATCCACCAGACCGCGACCTTCGATGCCTGGTACCGCATGACCAGCCAGAAGGACGCCAACCTGCTGATCATGCGCGAAGAAGACGTGCTGGCGCGTGAAGCCAGCGAAGTCACCGCGGCGCAGTACCCGGACAGCCTGCAGGTAGGGGACTTGCGCCTGTCGTTGACCTACCACTTCGAGCCGGGCCACCCCCGCGACGGTGTGACCGTGCGCGTACCGGCGCCGCTGTTGCCAAGCCTGCCGGGCGAGCGCCTGGAATGGTTGGTGCCGGGCCTGATCGAAGCCAAGTGCGTGGCGCTGGTGCGCAACCTGCCCAAGGCTCTGCGCAAGAATTTCGTGCCGGTACCGGACTTCGTCAAGGCCGCGCTGGCGCGCATGACCTTCGGCCAGGGCGCGTTGCCCCAGGCCTTGGGCCAGGAGCTGCTGCGCATGACCGGTGCGCGTGTGTCCGAAGAGGCCTGGGCAGAATCGGTCAACTTGGTCGAAGGCCACCTGCGGATGAACATCGAAGTGGTCGATGGCCAGGGCAAGTTCCTCGGCGAAGGCCGCGACCTGGCCGAGCTGACCGCACGCTTTGTCGCCGCCAGCCAGGCCGCACTGGCCGTGCCACGCAGCGAGAACGCCGAACGCCCGGTGCAGGCCAAGGCCTTCAGTGAAGTGGCGCAGAGCACCCAGCAGAAGATCGCCGGCCTGTCGATGACCGTCTACCCGGCGCTGGTGGACGAAAACGGCACCGTGCGCGAAGGGCGTTTTTCGACCCAGGCCGAAGCCGAGTTCCAGCACCGTCGCGCCTTGCAGCGCCTGTTACTGCAGCAGTTGGCGGAGCCTGCCAAGTTTTTGCGTGGCAAGCTGCCTGGGCTGACCGAACTGGGCTTGCTGTACCGCGAGCTGGGCCGTGTCGAGGCACTGGTCGAAGACATTCTGCTGGCCAGCCTGGACAGCTGCATCCTCGAGGGTGAACACCCGCTGCCGCGCGACGGTGCGGCCTTGGCCGGCTTGGCCGAGCGCAAACGTGGCAGTTGGGCCGAGCACGCTGAGCGCCTGGCGCGCCAGACCTTGGAAGTGCTCAAGTTGTGGCACGGGCTGCAGAAGCGCTTCAAAGGCAAGATCGACCTGAGCCAGGCGGTGGCGCTGAACGACATCAAGCAACAGCTGGCCAACCTGGTGTACCCGGGTTTCGTTCGCGAAACCCCGGGCGCCTGGTTCAAGGAGTTGCCGCGTTACCTCAAGGCCGTGGAGTTACGCTTGGAGAAGCTCGGCTCGCAGGTGCAGAAGGACCGCGTCTGGAGTGGCGAGCTGGCAAACCTCTGGGCCCAGTACAAGGCACGTGCCGACAAGCACGCCCAGGAGGGCAAGCGTGATGAGCAACTGACGCTGTACCGGTGGTTGCTGGAGGAATATCGGGTGTCGTTGTTCGCTCAGCAGTTGGGTACCAAAGTGCCGATTTCTGACAAGCGTCTCAGCAAACAGTGGAGTCAGGTGGAAGCCTAA
- a CDS encoding glutamine synthetase family protein: MHFAPVEHASQFLADNPDIELFELFILDANGVPRGKLLHREELLAVYQTGRPLPSTILGLTLNGDDVENSGLVWDVGDIDCRAYPLEGSLVRLPWRRVPTAAVQVSMHPSEGLPASIADPRHVLLRTVEALKADGYHPVMACELEFYLLDQKRDAQGRPQPALDNDGGRPRSTQVYGLRELEQIEPFLADLYAACKAQGIPARTAISEYAPGQVEITLEHGDALLAMDQAVRYKRLVKGVAHAHGMQACFMAKPFAQLAGTGMHMHLSLADSAGNNLFASEDKAGTPLLRQAVAGMLRYLRDSLLLFCPNANSFRRFQANSYAPLAPTWGVDNRTVSLRVPGGPANSRHVEHRICGADANPYLAAAAILAASHRGIREQLDPGAPVEGNGYAQATEHLPTDWLTALDALQHSGWAREALGAEFLGVYLKVKRAEYRQFMAEVSEQDWRWYLHQA; encoded by the coding sequence ATGCACTTTGCACCCGTAGAGCACGCCAGCCAATTCCTGGCCGACAACCCCGATATCGAGCTGTTCGAGCTGTTCATCCTCGACGCCAATGGCGTCCCCCGCGGCAAGCTGCTGCACCGCGAGGAACTGCTGGCGGTCTACCAGACCGGCCGCCCGCTGCCCAGCACCATCCTGGGCCTGACCCTCAATGGCGATGACGTCGAAAACTCTGGCCTGGTCTGGGACGTTGGCGACATCGACTGCCGCGCCTACCCGCTGGAAGGCAGCTTGGTGCGCCTGCCCTGGCGGCGCGTACCCACCGCTGCCGTGCAGGTCAGCATGCACCCCAGCGAAGGCCTGCCGGCGAGCATTGCCGACCCACGCCATGTGTTGCTGCGCACTGTCGAAGCGCTCAAGGCCGATGGCTACCACCCGGTGATGGCGTGTGAACTGGAGTTTTACCTGCTCGACCAAAAACGCGATGCACAGGGCCGCCCGCAGCCGGCTCTGGACAACGACGGTGGGCGCCCGCGCAGTACGCAGGTGTATGGCCTGCGTGAACTGGAACAGATCGAGCCCTTCCTCGCCGACCTTTACGCCGCGTGCAAAGCCCAGGGTATCCCCGCCCGCACGGCGATCTCCGAGTACGCACCTGGCCAGGTGGAAATCACCCTTGAGCACGGCGATGCGCTGCTGGCCATGGACCAGGCCGTGCGCTACAAGCGCCTGGTCAAAGGCGTGGCCCATGCGCATGGCATGCAGGCTTGTTTCATGGCCAAACCCTTTGCACAACTGGCCGGCACCGGCATGCACATGCACCTGAGCCTGGCCGACAGCGCCGGCAACAACCTGTTCGCCAGCGAGGACAAGGCCGGTACGCCGTTGTTGCGCCAAGCGGTGGCCGGCATGCTGCGCTACCTGCGCGATTCGCTGCTGCTGTTTTGCCCCAATGCCAACTCGTTCCGCCGCTTCCAGGCCAACAGCTACGCGCCACTGGCGCCCACCTGGGGCGTCGACAACCGCACGGTCAGCCTGCGCGTACCGGGCGGCCCGGCCAACAGCCGACACGTGGAGCACCGCATCTGCGGTGCCGATGCCAACCCTTACCTGGCCGCAGCGGCCATCCTCGCCGCCAGCCACCGCGGCATCCGTGAACAGCTGGACCCCGGCGCCCCCGTTGAAGGCAACGGCTATGCCCAGGCCACCGAGCACTTGCCCACCGACTGGCTGACCGCCCTGGATGCCCTGCAGCATTCGGGCTGGGCCCGGGAGGCACTGGGCGCTGAATTTCTTGGGGTGTACCTGAAGGTCAAGCGCGCCGAATACCGCCAGTTCATGGCCGAAGTCAGCGAACAGGACTGGCGCTGGTACCTGCACCAGGCCTGA
- a CDS encoding NAD(P)/FAD-dependent oxidoreductase, with translation MNAALNKGPAQRAPSYYSATLNDHTQYPTLKGTVHVDVAIIGGGFTGVATAVELAERGLKVAIVETNRIGWGASGRNGGQVTGSLSGDEAMRTQMRDRLGSEVDDFIWHLRWRGHQVIEQRVARYGIDCDLKRGHLHAAMKPSHLNELRGFAAEAERRGMGDQVEMLDRSAMAQHLQSPLYLGALKNRRNLHLHPLNLCLGEARAAHSLGALIFEHSEVLDIVHGPRPAVVTAEGRIEARQVMLAGDVYHKLEQRTLKGKIFPAMGGIVTTAPLGELAEQINPQDLAVYDCRFVLDYYRLTADKRLLFGGGANYSGRDSRDIEGELRPCIERTFPALKGVPIEFQWSCAMGIVVNRIPQLGKLSDNVWYCQGYSGHGIATSHIMGEIMAEALTGTLEKFDTFAQCKHVRVPMGDLLGNPLLAAGMWYYQMLEKLR, from the coding sequence ATGAACGCAGCATTGAACAAGGGACCGGCCCAACGCGCGCCGTCCTATTACAGCGCCACCCTCAATGACCACACGCAGTACCCGACCCTCAAGGGCACCGTGCACGTCGACGTGGCCATTATCGGCGGTGGGTTCACCGGCGTTGCCACCGCCGTGGAATTGGCCGAGCGCGGCCTGAAGGTGGCCATTGTCGAAACCAACCGCATCGGCTGGGGCGCCAGTGGGCGCAATGGCGGCCAGGTGACCGGCAGCTTGTCGGGCGACGAAGCCATGCGCACGCAGATGCGCGATCGCCTGGGCAGCGAGGTGGATGATTTCATCTGGCACCTGCGCTGGCGCGGGCACCAGGTCATCGAACAACGGGTGGCACGCTACGGCATCGACTGCGACCTCAAGCGCGGCCACCTGCATGCCGCGATGAAGCCGTCGCACTTGAACGAACTGCGCGGTTTCGCGGCCGAGGCGGAGCGTCGCGGCATGGGCGATCAGGTCGAGATGCTCGACCGCAGCGCCATGGCCCAGCACCTGCAGAGCCCGCTGTACCTGGGTGCCTTGAAAAACCGCCGCAACCTGCACCTGCACCCGCTCAACCTGTGCCTGGGCGAGGCCCGCGCCGCCCACAGCCTGGGCGCGTTGATCTTCGAGCATTCAGAGGTGCTGGACATCGTCCACGGCCCGCGCCCGGCAGTGGTGACCGCCGAGGGGCGCATCGAAGCCCGCCAGGTGATGCTGGCCGGCGATGTCTACCACAAGCTGGAGCAACGCACGCTCAAGGGCAAGATTTTCCCGGCCATGGGCGGCATCGTTACCACAGCGCCGCTGGGTGAACTGGCCGAGCAGATCAACCCGCAGGACCTGGCGGTGTATGACTGCCGCTTTGTCCTCGACTATTACCGCCTGACCGCCGACAAGCGTTTGCTGTTTGGCGGCGGCGCCAACTACTCCGGGCGTGATTCACGCGACATCGAAGGTGAACTACGGCCCTGCATCGAACGCACCTTCCCGGCGCTCAAAGGGGTGCCGATCGAGTTCCAGTGGAGTTGCGCCATGGGCATCGTGGTCAACCGCATCCCGCAACTGGGCAAGCTCTCGGACAATGTCTGGTACTGCCAGGGTTACTCCGGGCATGGCATTGCCACCAGCCACATCATGGGCGAGATCATGGCCGAAGCGCTGACCGGGACACTGGAGAAGTTCGACACCTTTGCGCAGTGCAAGCACGTGCGGGTGCCGATGGGGGACTTGCTGGGGAATCCGCTGTTGGCGGCGGGGATGTGGTACTACCAGATGCTCGAGAAATTGCGCTGA